The Rhodopirellula halodulae genome includes the window ACATTCGCGACGGGCACATGGTGGATGCGGACGTGACCAATTACCAAACCGTGTTCGCCAGTGCCAAACCGGAGGACGCGGGCAGCGTCGCCGCACCCACCGCGGGTCTGCACTTCACCAAAGGACTGCTCAGTGAGATCGCCAAAGGGCAAACCGCTCGCGCGGAAGTGACGTTGCATGTTGGCATCGGAACGTTTCGCCCCATCGAAGTCGACGACATCGACAAGCACGAGATGCACGAAGAGTGGGGACGGATCGAGGAGGACTCAGTCGATCTCATCAACGATCGGCGCGGCGGAGGTGGACGTTGCGTTGCCGTGGGAACCACCAGCGTTCGCGTGCTGGAAAGTTGTGTCGTCAACCGAGACGAACAAACGGGACGCGGCGAAGTGGCAACTTGGACCGGTGCAACGGATCTGTTCATCAAGCCACCGTATCGGTTCGGTGCTGTTGACGCACTGATGACCAACTTTCACCTGCCCAAAAGCTCCTTGCTGGTGCTCGTCAGTGCTTTTGCCGGCCGAGACCTGATCCGCAAGGCCTACCAAGAAGCGATCGAGAATGAATACCGCTTCTTCAGCTATGGCGATGCGATGTTGATTGTTTGAGGGAAAAAGTGGGAAAAGGACGCAGGGCCTCAGGACCACAGTGGGTGGGAATCGATGTTGATCGGCTCAGCGACCCAGCTTCAGTTCTCTACACACGATGCAGCCACATGAATTCGTAGGCTTGAAGTGTCAGCGGGTGCGACGTTGTGATGGTTTGGCCCGAGTAGAGATCTTCGAAGAAGCGACCCATGCCCGCAGTCCGCAATCGATTGCTGTCGATTTGTTGTGGATGTTCGGAGAAGTTCGCCACGACGATGACTCGGTTGCCCTCGTGTTGTCGCACGTAGCCCAGCAGGTTCTGGGATTCGAGCACCAGCAGTTCCATGTCCAGTCCACCAAACGCCGGCGTCATCTTTCGAATCGCTATTAACTTGCGAATCGAGCGGTAGATGCGGGCTCGGATGGAACCGTCGTCGCCAAGCTCGTCCAAGAAGCTCCACTGCATCTTCGGTCGGTGGACCCAGCGTGTGTCACCGGCTTTGGCGGGGTCTTTGACGAAGTCGTAATCGTTGAGAGCACCCCATTCTTCACCCAAGTAAACGAGCGGAATGCCGCCGATGCTGAGCATCATGGCATTGAGTAACAGGATGCGGCGAATCGCCAATTCTTTCCAATCGTCGCGGTCCGCTTCGATGGCTTGTTCGAGTCCCGCCAGTGAGGCCAGCGTGCCGCTGATCCGCATGTCGCCATTGTCAGGATTGTGTTGAAACGGAACGCCCCTGGCGAAGGATCCTTCGAACTGGCCGGTGTAGAACGCGTTCAAGAACTGGCGGTGTCCAAACGCATTGATGCCAACCGCGTCCGCGTCCGCATCATCGAACGTCCAACCGATGTCGTCGTGGCAACGCAGGTAATTCACCCAAGTCGTTTGTTCCGGCAGTTTGTGCCGTCGAGCCAACGAGCGACGCAGCAACTTGGTGTCGCGTGTGGCCAAGGATTCCCACATCAACGCCATCAATGTTGGGTTGTACGAGGTCTGGCATTCCTTGTGACTAATGTAACGAACCACGTCATCCGGGTGAACGATGGCTTCGCTCTTAAACACCAACCCTGGTGCCGCGATGCGGGCGCAAGAATTGAAGGCTCGAATCAACGTGTGAGCTTCCGGAAGATTCTCGCAGTTGGTGCCCATCTGTTTCCAGATGAACGCCACCGCATCCAATCGCAGCAGGTCGACTCCGGTGTTGGCGATGAACAGCATCTCGGCCAACATCGCCCGGAAGACTTCCGGGTTTCGATAATTCAAATCCCACTGAAAGCTGTTGAACGTGGTCCACACCCAACGCTGCATCCCGTCGTGCCAAGTGAAATTCCCGCGGCGAACGGTGGGGAAGATCTCTCGAAGCGTGCGTTCGTATTGATCGGGAACTTCGCGATCGGGAAAGATGAAGTAATAGTTTTGGTATTCTTCATTGCCCGACTGTGCCTGTTGTGCCCAGTAGTGATCGTCGGCGGTGTGATTGAAGACGAAGTCCAAAACGAGCAAGATGCCCGCTTCGCGAAGATCTTCCGCCAGCAGTCGCAGGTCATCGATGGTTCCCACGCGAGGATCCACGCTGCGGTAGTTGCTGATCGCGTAACCGCCGTCGTTGTTGCCGGGACGAACGGCGAACAATGGCATCAAGTGCAGATAGGTCAGCCCGAGGTCCTGAAAGTACGGAATCTGTTTGCGCAGTTCGCCCAGGTTTTCGCTGAACAAGTCCACGTACAGTGCACCGCCAACCAGCTTTTCCGACAGATACCAATTCGGATTGTTCATCCGAATGTCGTCGTCGTGCTTCAGCGTGTCAGGCCGCAAACGCCATCCACGAATGATGGTCTGAAGAATTTGTTCCAGGTGATAGAAAAAGTCCCACTGGTCACCGTAGAGGTGTACCAGATAGCCGAACAGATCGTCCCAGTGCTGCACGATGCGCAGCTGGATCTCGTCGGCTTCTTTTTGTGAAACGTTTTCGATTTCCCAAAACGACTCCAGTCGCGGAAGCAGGCGGTCGAGAGCCTGTCGCGCGCGGGAGTCTTTCACACCGTTTCGCACCGCGTGAAGAAGCGTGTTGCTATGAATCGCGTTCATCGTGTCAGCGGTGGCAGGTTCAAGTGGCTGCGGCGGTTTCGGAAGATTGACGTTGGTTGCTGTCGTCATTCAAATCGTTTGCGGGCTGTTCGTCCTGTGAGTGGTTGTCCTGTCCCGCCGACTCGCTGGTGCGATGCTTTCCGGGCTCGTGTTCGATCTTATCGTTCGGAATCCGGATGTGATTCAGGAAATCGTAGTATTCGATCCCTTCCATAATCCCGCGAGCGTGGTGGCCGTCGGCAAAATAAATGCGAGGCAGTCGCTTGAGCTTTTCCAGTTCGGGACTGTAATTGCCCACCACAACGCCCAGCGTGCCGCCTTTCAGCATGCCTTCGTCGTTGCCGCAGTCACCAGCGACCAACAAACGCTCGGGCTCAAATCCCCACCGATAAGCAAGGTGTCGCAGCGACAGTTCACTCCCGCCACGCAGCGGGATGATGTCCAAAAAGGACCCCAGTGACAACACGACTTTGACACGCAGTCCGGCGGACCGGAGCATCTTTCGGATTTGAGCCACGGTGGGTGAGTCTTCGGGATCGATCCGGTAGCTGATCTTGAATTCGGTTTGATCCTTTTCCGTTTGCAGGAAAAGCCCCGGAACATCATCCAGGATCTCATGCACCAACTTGGGCTGCCAATGGTGTTTGATCTGTTTTCGCCATGACAGGTCGGGCGTCAAATCTTCGCCGTAATACAACTCGGTTCCCACCGCGGCGGAGAGGACATCCGGCCGAGGCAGGTTGAGCTTGTTGATCAATGCCATGGCCTCGTCCAGCGAACGTCCCGTGTCGACTCCGAATCCAACATCGCGGCCGGCCGTGTTGAGCAGGTCAACAAAGTCCGCGAGGGCTTCGTCATCGCCCGTCAACGTGTTGTCCAGATCGGTCATGATGATCCGATCGAACTCAGGCAAACGCCGGGTTGTCCGTCCGGATGATTGGGCCAACGCGGGCGTGGCGGATTGTTCGATGATTTCGGTGACGTCGCGCAGATAGCGATCGACGTGGTTGGCCCAACTGTAGTGAGTTCGTGAACCTTCGATTCCGTTTTCGGACCACTCTTTCCATTGTTCAGGTTCGGTCAAACCACGCATCAATGCGTGATCGATGTCCTCCGGCGAAAGAGGATCGATCAGCAATCCGTTTTGACAGTTCGCAATGATGTCTCGCGGACCGCCGTCGTTGGTGGCCACAATCGGAACGCCGCTCGCCGCGGCTTCCAACAGCGTCAAACCAAACGGCTCGGTGAGCGCGGGATTGACGAAGATTCCCTTGCGACGAGCCACCAGTCGATACAGCTCTGGCACATCGCTCGGGCGGTGTGACTTCGGGTACGCGACATGTCCGTAAAGGTCGTAAACGTCGATCAGATGCAAGACGTTTGTCAAAACGCGACGCTGTGACGCCGGCATTTCGCGAAGATCATCACGGGATCCCAACACCAATACCAAGTTGGCCAGTTCACGAAGTTTTGGGTTCTCACCGAATACACGAACCAGCATCTCGATGTTCTTGCGCTCATCCGGACGGGCCATGGCCAACACCATGGGCTTCTCGGCATCCTTCAGGAACGGCGTCAGTTGGTCATGGATTCTCGGCAGCGGTTCGGAATCATCGCTGGGATAGAACTGCGACAGGTCGACTCCCGGCGGAATGACCTCCATTCGATCCGGTTGATAGTGATCGTAGATCGAGTATTGTTCCTCGACCTCCTGCCCCGTGCTGGTAATCACCATGGAAGCCGTTTCCAAGGCGAACTCTTCGGCTTCTTCTCGGGCGGTGAATTTGAATTTTTTGTCGAGGTCGTGCGTCGACTTCGGGGCTTTGGAATTCTGATTAGCGGCCAGCAAGCGTTGTCGTTTGACTCGGCCCAATGAGTGTCCGGTGAAGACGTACGGCACGTGAAGAAGGCGAGCCAATTGTCCGCCGGCGTAACCCGCATCGGCGTAGTGGCCGTGAATCAAATCTGGCAAACCGACTCGGCGATAGTGACCAAGCATTTGGTCAATGAAGGTTTCCAGGTAGGGCCAGAGTCCTTCTTTGCGGAGATACCGTTTGGGACCAAACGGAACGCGAATGATTTTTGCTTTGGGATTGATGATTTCTTCGACTTGGGCGTAGTCCGGCCCAACGCGGTCATCGAAGATTTGCCGAGTCACCAGCTCGACCGATTCAATGTCTTCTCGTCTGGAAAGTTCTTCTGCAAGCTCGAGAACGTATTTGATTTGTCCTCCTGTGTCTGCGTCGCGTCCAAGCTCAGGGTCTCGTGCACGGATCAATCCATGCAAACTCAGCAATGTGACGCGAAGTGTCCCGCTGGGGGGCATACTCATGGTATTCCTGTCGAAAAAAGGACCAGGTCCCGTGCGCGTTCAATCATCCGGAACGCACCTCGGATCCCCGCTGAAATCAATCCTGTAAAAATCTGTGTCGTCACTGGTGGCCCCCGGCAAACCACAAACTTGGGACGCGAATCGTGTCGCGAGCCGAAGCGTTGGTTCGATCGGAAGCCGTCTCAAATGCCCGGCAATCACAACGGATGCAAAAGCGTCTCCCGCACCGACGGGATCGATCATGGTTTCTGGTTCCGGAGCGACCACCGTGATCGGTGGCTGACCGTCGTTAGGAAGACCATACTGTTGTTTGTTCAAATAACACTCCGCGCCTTCCGCACCCAGTGTTACCAGCAAGCATTCGAGATTGCTGTACTGGGAAAGCAACTCGCGTGCCGCCGATCGACGAGCGTCCGCATTGAGCAATTTTTGACTAGCTAGATCGCCCATTTCGTCTTCGTTCAACTTGACCAGGCCCGCTCCCGGCATCAGGTCGTCCAGCCACGCCGTGTCATAGTGCGGCTTACGAACATTGATGTCGAAAAAGACATCCAATGAATCGTTGCCGCTGGTTTGGAAATGACGCCGCAGTTGATGAATCGTTTCTCGATTGGGCTCGCTTCGATACGCCAGCGTGCCGTGGTAAAGCAGCGATGGCAGACCTTGTTTAGAGGCTTTCGCAACGCGGTCTTGCACGGTTGCCAGCACTTCCGCGTTGGGAACGGGGATCCGGTCGTAGGCCACACCGCGAACGATCTCGTATTGTGGTTCGCCATCGACCAAGGTGACTTGCACGGTGCCGGTGGCAGCATCCGGCAGCACAGCGACTCCGTCCGTGGACAGGCCCCACTCTCGCATTCGTTTCAGGATCTTGTGTCCGAGTTCATCATCGCCAACGGCGCTGACAAAGAGCGGATTCAAGCCGAAACCCGCCAAGTTCCAAGCCACATTCAGTGGTGCTCCGCCCAACACTTGACGATCGGGAAAACAATCCCACAAGACTTCTCCCACGATGATCGCAACGCCTGCTGGATGATCTTCACTGCGGGCAATCGACGAATCGGTCATCGTGCGTTGTAATCCTTGGGGAGCATTCGGAGTCAAATTGCAAACGTCATCCTCGCGCAACAACGCTGATCTTACACGATGAAAACCACCATCGCATCCGACCACTCGACGTCTCGTTCCGCCACGCTTCGTTCCTTACCGCCCAAAGTCTTGGCAACGGATTTGGATGGAACGTTCTTGCCGTTGGACGGGGATGAAGTTGCCGTTGAGGCGATGTCGCAAATTCGCAAGCACTTGGAGGCAAACGATGTGCCATTGGTGTTTGTGACCGGTCGGCACTTCGATTCCGTACGAGACGCGATGGGCGAATTTGATTTGCCCACACCGCAGTGGATTCTGTGCGACGTTGGTGTCAGCATCTATCGATTGACCGACGAAGGCGACTTTGTTCGCGAAAGTGCCTACGAAGCGATCTTGGATGAGGTGCTCGGTGACGTGGACGTGGAAACACACCGTCACGCGATTGCGGAATTGGACGACTTCACGTTGCAAGAATCATTCAAGCAAGGTCGCCACAAGTGGAGTTACTACGTCCCCGCCGAAAAGTTGGAAGCTTGCCACGATGCCGTGGCGGCTTATCTCAAACTGCACGAGTTGCCATGCAGCATCGTCAGCAGCATCGATCCATTTAACAACGATGGATTGGTCGACGTTTTACCCCAAGGAGCCTCCAAAGCGTTCGCACTGCATTGGTGGTGTGAACAACATCAATTGGAACCGGAGCAGATCGTTTTCTGCGGCGATTCCGGCAATGACACCGCGGCACTCATTGCGGGGTATCGCGCCGTCGTGGTCGGCAATGCCGATCGCAAAATTGCACGCAACGTTTGGGACGCTCATGTGGCCCACGGTTGGCCCGATCGATTGAAGTTGGCAACCGCGACCAGCACAGGTGGTGTCTTGGAAGGAGCACGTTGGTTCGGATTGTTCGATGAACTGTCAGAGGTCGGCGGGGCAGCAGATGAGCTCGCGCCGACAAGCAAACCAGGTGAGATTGCTTGGGGAGCAAAGCTGGTTCGATCCAATGAAGCCGAGTTCACGTTATGGGCTCCCAAGCAACAACGCGTTGCGCTGGAAGTCTTGCCTGGACGATTGTTCCGAATGACGCGTGATGACCGAGGCTTTCATCACTGTCATGTTTCCGAAGTCAGCGATGGCACTCGTTACCAGTACCGTTTTGTTCGTGACGAATTCGCGGACGTGTTTGATGCCGGGACGGAAGCCTTGAACCTGGACATGTTGCTACATGCATTGCCAGATCCCGCGTCCCGGTATCAGCCGGATGGTGTCCACGGACCATCCGCCATCGTTGACACGCAGTTCCCGTTTCAGGCCCGGCCGGAGTCCGTCGCGAAAAGCCTGGATGAGTTGATTATTTATGAACTGCACTTGGGGACGTTTACCGAAGAAGGCACCTACCTCGCGGCGGTTGAGCGGTTGGATGAGCTGGTGGATCTCGGTGTCACCGCCATTGAATTGATGCCGGTGGCGGCTTGTGCGGGGCGATGGAACTGGGGTTACGACGGGACGCATTGGTATGCCCCGATGACATCGTTCGGTACCCCGGAAGAGTTCCGGCGTCTGGTCGACGCGGCTCACCAACGCGGGATGCTGATGATGGTGGACGTGGTCTACAACCACTTTGGGCCCGAAGGAAACTATTGGTCGCAATTCGGGGCCTACTCGTCACGAAAACATTCGACGGTTTGGGGGGCCGCCCCCAACTTCGATGGTAAGAAACACGGAGATGTCGTTCGCCGATTTGTCATCGACAATGCGATCATGTGGTTGGATGAATACAACCTGGATGGTTTGCGGGTCGATGCGATCCACTGCATGAAAGACGACTCGGAGAAACACATCACGACGCAAATGGGGGAAGAGCTGCGTCAATGGGAATCAGCGAATGGCCAACGGGTTTGGTTGATTGCCGAAACGAATGTCTACGACAAAATCATGGTGCAGCCTTTGTCCGATGGCGGCAGCGGCTTCGACGCGCAGTGGAGTGACGACTTTGTCCACAGCATGTTCGCGACGGTGCGACCCGGCGAACAGCTCACGCAGCGAATCTATTCCGCCGGTGTGGATCTGGAGCAATCCCTTCGTCGCGGTTTTGTCTTCGCCGGTGATGTTCGCGGCGATCGTGGGCGTGAACCGCAGCCGGTGGTGGATGACGCGGGAAACCTTGTGCGTGTGAACACAGAGTCATCGATCATCTGCATTCAAAATCACGATTTCATCGGCAATCATCCGACGGGAAAGCGACTGCACCAGTTGACTTCATTGGAAACGCAAGCCGCCGCGGTGACGTTGGCAATGTTGCAACCGTCGATACCGATGCTGTTCATGGGCGAAGAATTCGCTTCGGAAAATCCTTTCCGGTTCTTCGTGGATTTCGGTGACCCACGCCTCCAAAAAGCTGTGGTCCGTGGTCGCAAACGAGAGTACCCGCAGCACGATTGGAGTGACGGTGTTTTGCCAACCGACGAGCAAGCGATGCGTTCGTCCGTCATCGGTGCTGTCGAGGACGGGAACGAAACGATGCGGGATTGGTACAAAACCCTGATTGCGATCCGCAAAGGCTACACCCACGACGGATTGTTGGACTCAAAGCATCTTTCCGTGGATGTGAATACAGAGTCGGGCCTCTATGTGCTTCAGTACGAAATGGACGGTCGTGCCTTGTTGGTGATGGTCCGACTGTCCTCGGCGGAAGATTCCGCGTCCAACGAAGAGGTGCCCGTCGCGGATTACCAAACGCTGTTGCGGACCGGTGATGCGAAAGCCGAAGGATCGGGGACTTGGCGATTGTTGGCCGATTCGATGGAGGCCTTTGGCGAGCGTCTGACGGAAGGCTTGCTTCCCAATCATGCCCGCATCGGTGTGATTGAAGCGACTTGATGGACGCGGATACCGGCTAAGCAACGTGTTCAATGTCGATCGTTGAGCCAGTTGGAAGCCTGGGGGTTGCCCATGTTGCCTGGCTTGCGCGGGTGACCAACGTCGATACTGAAATCGTGCGGTTGATTGAACTTGAGACAATTTGGCGGTTTTTCTAAAGTCGCGGCTCAGGTTCCAAAAATCACCCGGATAAAGGAATGTCCGAAGATGACGGCTCACGCTCGTTGGATGTTGCGATCAACATCACCGCAAAATTCTATTCGTCGGCTCCTCGTATTGGTCGCTGCCGTGGTCGCGATCGCCGGCGGCGTCACGACGATGTCGGTGGATGCTGCTGAGAACTCGGTCGTCGCCGTGGTCAACGCGGACCCGATTTCGCGAGACACGTTGGCGGAAGCCAGCGTCGAACGCTACGGCACGGATGTGCTGGACAACTTGATCAATCGTCACTTGATCATGCAGGAATGCAAACGCCGCGGTCTGGGCGTGACGACGGAAGAAGTCCGCACGGAGATCGTTCGTGTTGCCAAGAAGTTCGGCCTGAACGTGGAAAGCTACCTGCAACTCTTGCAGGAAGAACGCGACATCACGCCTGAGCAATACAGCCGCGAAATCATTTGGCCGATGCTCGCCCTGCGAAAGCTGGTCGCCGACCAAGTGGATGTGACTCAGCAAGAGTTCAACGAAGCGTTTGTTTCGCAATACGGCGAAGCGGTGAAGTGCCGAATGGTGATGATCCAAGACAAGTCACAGGCCATTCAGTTGCATGCGCAAGCCGCCGCGGAACCGAGCAGCTTCGCTCGTTTGGCAAAGGAATTCAGCGAAGACCCGACCAGCGCCAGCGTTGGCGGTTTGATTCCACCGATTCGTCGCTACATGGGCGACAAGACCATCGAAGACGCAGCGTTTGGTTTGGCCGAAGGCGACGTTTCCGAAGTGTTGCCGGTTGGCGATCACTGGATGTTCTTGCAAGCCGTGCGTCGCATCCCCGCCAGCCAACCTTCGCCGCAAGCGTTGCCGGCCATCAAAGAACAAATCAACGATCGAATTCGTGACGAGAAGATGAAGACCGCCGCGAGCCAATTGTTTGAGCAACTTCAGAAACAAGCTCAGGTCGTCAAAGTATTGGGCGATCAAGCGGCTTCCGCCAAGTATCCCGGCGTCGCCGCGATCATCAACGGACAGCAAGTTTCGATCGCCAGTGTCGCTGCCGAATGTATCAAGCGTCATGGCGAAAGTGTTTTGGAAGGCGAGATCAATCGCAAACTGCTGACACAAGCTTTGTCCAAAGCTGGGAAGCAAGTCACCAATGCCGACCTGCAAGCGGAGATCGAGCGAGCCGCGATCAGCTTTGGCTACATCACCCCCAACGGTGCCGCTGACATCGCCGGATGGTTTGACGCTGTTCTTGAAGGAGGCCCCGGAACGCGTGACGTTTACATCGAAGACGTCGTGTGGCCGAGCGTTGCACTGAAGAAGTTGGTGGAAGACGAAACCACTCTGACGCAAACCGACATGCAAGAGGGATTCGAAGCTCACTACGGCCCCCGTGCAGAAGTGCTGGCTTGTGTGTTGTCGGACCAACGCAGTGCCCAAAAGGTTTGGGAGATGGCTCGAGACAACCCGACGGACCAGTTCTTTGGTCAGTTGGCAAACCAGTACAGCATCGAACCCGTTTCAGCGAGCAACTATGGCAAGGTGCCGCCGATTCGCAAATTTGGTGGTCAACCTGCTGTCGAAAAGGAAGCGTTCCAGATGAAGCCGGGTGACCTGAGCGGCATC containing:
- the queA gene encoding tRNA preQ1(34) S-adenosylmethionine ribosyltransferase-isomerase QueA; translated protein: MPSLDLYDYDLPRERIAQEPLHNRVDARLMLIDRASGDIEHHHVRDLPQLLRAEDVMVMNNSRVVPARLFGKRTNTGGRWQGLFLRRDRETGVWECLTKTRGSLQPGETITLQDRDARAGGELLVIGRGEEGHLLVQPVPNDFFPGPPQAIEPGKWLDRYGRVPIPPYIRDGHMVDADVTNYQTVFASAKPEDAGSVAAPTAGLHFTKGLLSEIAKGQTARAEVTLHVGIGTFRPIEVDDIDKHEMHEEWGRIEEDSVDLINDRRGGGGRCVAVGTTSVRVLESCVVNRDEQTGRGEVATWTGATDLFIKPPYRFGAVDALMTNFHLPKSSLLVLVSAFAGRDLIRKAYQEAIENEYRFFSYGDAMLIV
- a CDS encoding alpha-amylase family glycosyl hydrolase, with the translated sequence MTTATNVNLPKPPQPLEPATADTMNAIHSNTLLHAVRNGVKDSRARQALDRLLPRLESFWEIENVSQKEADEIQLRIVQHWDDLFGYLVHLYGDQWDFFYHLEQILQTIIRGWRLRPDTLKHDDDIRMNNPNWYLSEKLVGGALYVDLFSENLGELRKQIPYFQDLGLTYLHLMPLFAVRPGNNDGGYAISNYRSVDPRVGTIDDLRLLAEDLREAGILLVLDFVFNHTADDHYWAQQAQSGNEEYQNYYFIFPDREVPDQYERTLREIFPTVRRGNFTWHDGMQRWVWTTFNSFQWDLNYRNPEVFRAMLAEMLFIANTGVDLLRLDAVAFIWKQMGTNCENLPEAHTLIRAFNSCARIAAPGLVFKSEAIVHPDDVVRYISHKECQTSYNPTLMALMWESLATRDTKLLRRSLARRHKLPEQTTWVNYLRCHDDIGWTFDDADADAVGINAFGHRQFLNAFYTGQFEGSFARGVPFQHNPDNGDMRISGTLASLAGLEQAIEADRDDWKELAIRRILLLNAMMLSIGGIPLVYLGEEWGALNDYDFVKDPAKAGDTRWVHRPKMQWSFLDELGDDGSIRARIYRSIRKLIAIRKMTPAFGGLDMELLVLESQNLLGYVRQHEGNRVIVVANFSEHPQQIDSNRLRTAGMGRFFEDLYSGQTITTSHPLTLQAYEFMWLHRV
- a CDS encoding HAD family hydrolase gives rise to the protein MSMPPSGTLRVTLLSLHGLIRARDPELGRDADTGGQIKYVLELAEELSRREDIESVELVTRQIFDDRVGPDYAQVEEIINPKAKIIRVPFGPKRYLRKEGLWPYLETFIDQMLGHYRRVGLPDLIHGHYADAGYAGGQLARLLHVPYVFTGHSLGRVKRQRLLAANQNSKAPKSTHDLDKKFKFTAREEAEEFALETASMVITSTGQEVEEQYSIYDHYQPDRMEVIPPGVDLSQFYPSDDSEPLPRIHDQLTPFLKDAEKPMVLAMARPDERKNIEMLVRVFGENPKLRELANLVLVLGSRDDLREMPASQRRVLTNVLHLIDVYDLYGHVAYPKSHRPSDVPELYRLVARRKGIFVNPALTEPFGLTLLEAAASGVPIVATNDGGPRDIIANCQNGLLIDPLSPEDIDHALMRGLTEPEQWKEWSENGIEGSRTHYSWANHVDRYLRDVTEIIEQSATPALAQSSGRTTRRLPEFDRIIMTDLDNTLTGDDEALADFVDLLNTAGRDVGFGVDTGRSLDEAMALINKLNLPRPDVLSAAVGTELYYGEDLTPDLSWRKQIKHHWQPKLVHEILDDVPGLFLQTEKDQTEFKISYRIDPEDSPTVAQIRKMLRSAGLRVKVVLSLGSFLDIIPLRGGSELSLRHLAYRWGFEPERLLVAGDCGNDEGMLKGGTLGVVVGNYSPELEKLKRLPRIYFADGHHARGIMEGIEYYDFLNHIRIPNDKIEHEPGKHRTSESAGQDNHSQDEQPANDLNDDSNQRQSSETAAAT
- a CDS encoding carbohydrate kinase family protein — protein: MTDSSIARSEDHPAGVAIIVGEVLWDCFPDRQVLGGAPLNVAWNLAGFGLNPLFVSAVGDDELGHKILKRMREWGLSTDGVAVLPDAATGTVQVTLVDGEPQYEIVRGVAYDRIPVPNAEVLATVQDRVAKASKQGLPSLLYHGTLAYRSEPNRETIHQLRRHFQTSGNDSLDVFFDINVRKPHYDTAWLDDLMPGAGLVKLNEDEMGDLASQKLLNADARRSAARELLSQYSNLECLLVTLGAEGAECYLNKQQYGLPNDGQPPITVVAPEPETMIDPVGAGDAFASVVIAGHLRRLPIEPTLRLATRFASQVCGLPGATSDDTDFYRIDFSGDPRCVPDD
- a CDS encoding HAD-IIB family hydrolase; this encodes MKTTIASDHSTSRSATLRSLPPKVLATDLDGTFLPLDGDEVAVEAMSQIRKHLEANDVPLVFVTGRHFDSVRDAMGEFDLPTPQWILCDVGVSIYRLTDEGDFVRESAYEAILDEVLGDVDVETHRHAIAELDDFTLQESFKQGRHKWSYYVPAEKLEACHDAVAAYLKLHELPCSIVSSIDPFNNDGLVDVLPQGASKAFALHWWCEQHQLEPEQIVFCGDSGNDTAALIAGYRAVVVGNADRKIARNVWDAHVAHGWPDRLKLATATSTGGVLEGARWFGLFDELSEVGGAADELAPTSKPGEIAWGAKLVRSNEAEFTLWAPKQQRVALEVLPGRLFRMTRDDRGFHHCHVSEVSDGTRYQYRFVRDEFADVFDAGTEALNLDMLLHALPDPASRYQPDGVHGPSAIVDTQFPFQARPESVAKSLDELIIYELHLGTFTEEGTYLAAVERLDELVDLGVTAIELMPVAACAGRWNWGYDGTHWYAPMTSFGTPEEFRRLVDAAHQRGMLMMVDVVYNHFGPEGNYWSQFGAYSSRKHSTVWGAAPNFDGKKHGDVVRRFVIDNAIMWLDEYNLDGLRVDAIHCMKDDSEKHITTQMGEELRQWESANGQRVWLIAETNVYDKIMVQPLSDGGSGFDAQWSDDFVHSMFATVRPGEQLTQRIYSAGVDLEQSLRRGFVFAGDVRGDRGREPQPVVDDAGNLVRVNTESSIICIQNHDFIGNHPTGKRLHQLTSLETQAAAVTLAMLQPSIPMLFMGEEFASENPFRFFVDFGDPRLQKAVVRGRKREYPQHDWSDGVLPTDEQAMRSSVIGAVEDGNETMRDWYKTLIAIRKGYTHDGLLDSKHLSVDVNTESGLYVLQYEMDGRALLVMVRLSSAEDSASNEEVPVADYQTLLRTGDAKAEGSGTWRLLADSMEAFGERLTEGLLPNHARIGVIEAT
- a CDS encoding peptidylprolyl isomerase, producing the protein MTAHARWMLRSTSPQNSIRRLLVLVAAVVAIAGGVTTMSVDAAENSVVAVVNADPISRDTLAEASVERYGTDVLDNLINRHLIMQECKRRGLGVTTEEVRTEIVRVAKKFGLNVESYLQLLQEERDITPEQYSREIIWPMLALRKLVADQVDVTQQEFNEAFVSQYGEAVKCRMVMIQDKSQAIQLHAQAAAEPSSFARLAKEFSEDPTSASVGGLIPPIRRYMGDKTIEDAAFGLAEGDVSEVLPVGDHWMFLQAVRRIPASQPSPQALPAIKEQINDRIRDEKMKTAASQLFEQLQKQAQVVKVLGDQAASAKYPGVAAIINGQQVSIASVAAECIKRHGESVLEGEINRKLLTQALSKAGKQVTNADLQAEIERAAISFGYITPNGAADIAGWFDAVLEGGPGTRDVYIEDVVWPSVALKKLVEDETTLTQTDMQEGFEAHYGPRAEVLACVLSDQRSAQKVWEMARDNPTDQFFGQLANQYSIEPVSASNYGKVPPIRKFGGQPAVEKEAFQMKPGDLSGIIATGDKYIILRCQGFTEPVVSDFNAVEGELRSVLLEKKMNLAMGLKYDRLKETAEIDNFFVATKELPRVAGSEASTRQ